In Acidobacteriota bacterium, one genomic interval encodes:
- a CDS encoding nucleotidyl transferase AbiEii/AbiGii toxin family protein — protein MGEIRFQHLSVEERRFALRKAQAESPHPAFLLEKDIWVVATLNVLFKAPFGRHLVFKGGTSLTKAWGAIRRFSEDIDITYDIRSFASDLVAGVGDEALPPTRSQERRWTRAIRPRLAEWVRERAGPLVEEELARTGFVARIRAEAERLYIRYNPLFEVRGIVRPEVQVDFGARSTGEPHSVHTVVCDAAAGLPDIVFPKARPAVMLPERTFWEKATLMHVYCLQGRVRGERWSRHWHDLVRLDNTGIAARAVADRELALSVAHHKAMFFRENDSSGRRIDYEAAVSGNLRLVPSGAAQEALAEDYASMLAIGMLLDEDEPFDTLMQRCALIEERANAARATDP, from the coding sequence ATGGGTGAGATTCGGTTTCAGCATCTCTCAGTCGAAGAGCGCCGCTTCGCCCTGCGGAAGGCCCAAGCCGAAAGCCCACACCCTGCCTTCCTTCTCGAGAAGGATATCTGGGTTGTTGCGACCCTGAACGTCTTGTTCAAAGCTCCGTTCGGACGACATCTGGTTTTCAAAGGCGGCACATCGCTGACCAAGGCGTGGGGGGCGATTCGGCGGTTCTCCGAAGACATCGACATCACTTACGACATCCGTAGTTTCGCCTCGGATCTGGTCGCCGGTGTCGGCGACGAGGCGCTGCCGCCGACGCGCAGTCAGGAGAGGCGCTGGACCCGGGCGATCCGTCCCCGTCTCGCCGAATGGGTCCGTGAACGGGCAGGACCGCTGGTCGAGGAAGAACTCGCCCGCACCGGGTTCGTGGCGCGGATACGGGCGGAGGCCGAGCGGCTCTACATTCGGTACAATCCGCTGTTCGAGGTACGCGGCATCGTGCGGCCAGAGGTGCAAGTGGACTTCGGGGCGCGCTCGACGGGCGAGCCTCACTCCGTCCACACGGTCGTGTGCGACGCAGCAGCGGGGCTTCCCGACATAGTGTTTCCGAAAGCTCGGCCAGCCGTCATGCTGCCTGAGCGCACCTTCTGGGAAAAGGCGACCTTGATGCACGTCTACTGCCTTCAGGGACGGGTCCGGGGTGAGCGCTGGTCGAGGCACTGGCACGACCTCGTCCGCCTTGACAACACTGGAATCGCGGCACGGGCTGTGGCCGACCGCGAACTCGCCCTGTCGGTTGCTCACCACAAAGCGATGTTCTTCCGCGAGAACGATTCCAGCGGCCGGAGGATCGACTACGAGGCCGCCGTCTCGGGCAATCTCAGGCTCGTTCCCTCTGGTGCCGCTCAGGAGGCGCTTGCGGAAGACTACGCCAGCATGCTCGCCATCGGGATGTTGCTCGACGAGGACGAGCCGTTCGATACCCTTATGCAACGGTGCGCCCTGATCGAGGAGAGGGCCAACGCTGCCCGGGCGACCGACCCATGA